One Spea bombifrons isolate aSpeBom1 chromosome 1, aSpeBom1.2.pri, whole genome shotgun sequence DNA window includes the following coding sequences:
- the NEFH gene encoding neurofilament heavy polypeptide, whose translation MLSYSLERSTGPVTYRRHPGDTYLRSSSVSLTHSGSSSFHSQSRSRRSAPSYSESPEPSNGPRNEKEALQGLNERFAGYIDKVRRLEEQNHSLQQEAAALRKQQVGVSAMGQIYDREIREMRNQLLKINSENGQEQLERDRLNEDIELLRMKTQEEQRLKEEALAAERALRQFLQECNLDGEHIAKKVQALEEEAAHLCKSHQEDVEEILTQIQGSQVTTQQFGEVPGWDLASALKDIRAQLEGHIGRNTLQTQEWFQEKLDKLHEASHVNTQAIHSASDEITTYRHQLQSQVTQLEVLKSSQQSLERQCMDMEDRHQAEMASYQDTLQQLENELRNTKWEMATQIREYQDLLNVKMALDIEIAAYRKLLEGEESRIGSGFDLYPFDDRTVRIPSTPKHVKVKKEEKIKIVEKSDKETVIVEKQTEETHVTEEVTEEEKIIGSPKGVQDEDVGTQKVDRKEEPGKKEEKSKEKEPVKKEEKGPSKGETKGESEIKEPTELEGKGPIKKNGQAKTEDKTEQVKDEKHKPSNVQEKKEEQVKPGKLDDESAADLKPSKLKEKDETVGKDEGKELHKKEETKQPIKDEKKEPPKKEDNIESTKDEEMSDKQKKSGATKKEEKPEVVKKEAPSKEEEKKEKVGEKPLKADEKKPAKAEEKTPSIAEGNKSDKEVEKAKETPDKPDEKKPPKIEEKLPKPDEKKAAEETKPAKAKETKPAKAEETKPAKAEETKPAKAEETKPAKAEETKPAKAEETKPAKAEETKPAKAEETKPAKAEETKPAKAEETKPAKAEETKPAKAEETKPAKAEETKPAKAEETKPAKADDKTAKVVEKPGKAKEKPSGKTDEKLSPDAENKEPIKAKDLPKSKTEELPQKDKSQVTEKPQKEDEQESQKLEQKGKEAKVIKEEPTPKGKSKTEKSSGTDPSETHSSLETKDDK comes from the exons ATGCTCAGCTACAGCCTGGAACGCTCCACGGGTCCTGTCACTTACCGCAGGCACCCAGGAGACACCTATCTTCGATCCAGTTCTGTCTCCCTCACTCACAGTGGAAGCAGTAGCTTCCACTCCCAATCTCGGAGCCGCCGTAGTGCACCGTCCTACAGCGAGAGCCCAGAACCCTCTAATGGTCCCCGCAATGAGAAGGAGGCCTTGCAGGGATTGAATGAGAGGTTTGCTGGGTACATAGACAAGGTGCGAAGGCTGGAAGAGCAGAACCATAGCTTGCAACAAGAAGCTGCCGCCCTAAGAAAACAACAGGTTGGCGTTTCTGCAATGGGACAAATATATGACAGGGAGATCCGAGAGATGCGTAACCAGCTTCTTAAAATCAACTCCGAAAATGGGCAAGAGCAGTTGGAAAGGGACCGACTAAATGAAGACATTGAGCTGTTAAGGATGAAGACACAGGAAGAGCAAAGGTTAAAGGAAGAGGCTTTGGCTGCAGAAAGGGCATTGAGGCAGTTTCTGCAGGAGTGTAACCTAGATGGCGAGCACATTGCCAAAAAGGTGCAAGCTCTGGAGGAAGAGGCAGCCCACCTGTGCAAAAGCCACCAGGAGGATGTCGAAGAGATTCTTACGCAGATACAGGGAAGCCAAGTGACCACACAACAATTTGGAGAGGTGCCCGGGTGGGATCTGGCATCAGCCCTAAAGGACATCAGGGCACAGCTGGAGGGACACATCGGCAGAAACACCTTGCAGACTCAGGAGTGGTTCCAAG AAAAACTGGATAAGCTTCATGAGGCCTCCCATGTGAATACTCAAGCCATACATTCTGCCAGCGACGAGATCACCACTTATCGGCACCAACTTCAGAGCCAGGTTACTCAACTGGAGGTTCTGAAGAGTTCTCAACAATCTCTGGAGAGACAATGCATGGATATGGAAGATCGCCACCAAGCTGAAATGGCATCATACCAG gACACCCTGCAACAGCTGGAAAATGAACTAAGGAATACCAAGTGGGAAATGGCTACCCAGATAAGAGAGTATCAAGACCTGCTAAATGTCAAGATGGCTCTGGACATTGAGATTGCAGCATATAG AAAGTTGCTGGAAGGAGAGGAAAGCCGAATTGGATCTGGATTTGATCTTTATCCATTTGATGATAGAACAGTGAGGATCCCTAGTACCCCAAAGCATGTCAAAGTAAAGAAggaagagaaaattaaaatTGTTGAGAAATCAGACAAAGAAACCGTTATTGTAGAAAAACAAACCGAGGAAACACATGTTACTGAAGAGGTGACAGAGGAAGAGAAAATAATTGGCTCTCCTAAGGGGGTACAAGATGAAGATGTTGGGACACAGAAGGTAGATAGAAAAGAGGAACCtggaaaaaaggaggaaaagtcAAAGGAAAAGGAGCCAGTCAAGAAAGAGGAGAAGGGACCATCTAAAGGGGAGACAAAAGGGGAATCAGAGATAAAAGAACCCACAGAACTTGAAGGCAAGGGGCCaatcaagaaaaatgggcaagctaAAACCGAAGATAAGACAGAACAAGTAAAAGATGAAAAACATAAACCATCAAATGtgcaagagaagaaagaggaacAAGTGAAGCCAGGGAAACTAGATGATGAGTCAGCAGCGGATCTTAAACCTTCTAAGTTAAAGGAGAAAGATGAGACTGTTGGAAAAGATGAAGGAAAGGAGTTACACAAGAAAGAAGAGACAAAGCAGCCCATTAAAGATGAAAAGAAAGAGCCACCCAAAAAAGAAGACAATATAGAGTCTACTAAAGATGAAGAGATGtcagataaacaaaaaaagtctggagctacaaaaaaagaggaaaaaccaGAGGTTGTAAAGAAAGAAGCGCCTTCcaaggaagaagaaaagaaagaaaag GTTGGTGAGAAACCTCTTAAAGCAGATGAGAAAAAGCCAGctaaagcagaagaaaaaacTCCTTCCATTGCAGAAGGAAATAAATCAGATAAGGAAGTGGAAAAAGCTAAGgagacaccagacaaaccagatGAGAAGAAACCACCCAAGATAGAGGAAAAGCTTCCAAAACCAGATGAAAAAAAGGCAGCTGAGGAGACCAAGCCAGCGAAGGCCAAGGAGACCAAGCCAGCCAAGGCCGAGGAGACCAAGCCAGCCAAGGCCGAGGAGACCAAGCCAGCCAAGGCCGAGGAGACCAAGCCAGCCAAGGCCGAGGAGACCAAGCCAGCCAAGGCTGAGGAGACCAAGCCAGCCAAGGCCGAGGAGACCAAGCCAGCCAAGGCCGAGGAGACCAAGCCTGCCAAGGCCGAGGAGACCAAGCCTGCCAAGGCCGAGGAGACCAAGCCAGCCAAGGCCGAGGAGACCAAGCCAGCCAAGGCCGAGGAGACCAAGCCTGCCAAGGCCGAGGAGACCAAGCCTGCCAAGGCCGAGGAGACCAAGCCTGCCAAGGCAGATGATAAAACGGCCAAAGTAGTTGAAAAGCCAGGCAAAGCAAAAGAGAAGCCATCAGGTAAGACAGATGAGAAGTTGTCCCCAGATGCAGAAAATAAGGAGCCGATAAAAGCAAAAGATCTGCCCAAATCAAAAACAGAAGAATTGCCACAAAAAGATAAGTCACAAGTCACAGAGAAGCCTCAAAAAGAAGATGAACAGGAGAGTCAGAAGTTAgaacaaaaaggcaaagaagCAAAGGTAATAAAAGAGGAACCTACACCAAAAGGAAAATCAAAGACAGAGAAATCTTCTGGAACAGATCCATCAGAGACCCACTCTAGTCTGGAAACAAAGGATGATAAGTAA